The genomic interval tcatcatcatcatcatcatcatcatcacaatcatcacaatcatcatcatcgtcatcaccatcattctcatcatcattctttttcctattattaatgttatcttCAAAAGATCATATTATTGTCGCATCATTTATTGCCTCTTcgctatggcccgtattctgatagcaggtttaatttaaccctagtctaaagttaaccctggtttaactaaacctcctCTAAACATCACCACTGGTCTAAGtgtagtttaattattttggtattctgatagccgggtttaactaaacctgggttaaacccgggtttaaaattctttttggaaataataaccctcttttaaccaagactagcactttttggtaaattactgctgcagggatgactgcaacaaagttttaaaaatgtcactaaagttgttttttcttaaaaatttggattttatggAAACTAATTCCAACTATTGTAGTGAAAGAAAAGCATTCATCAtccatatatggtaagaaatTTCCATTCACATTATCTtaatttttgttaattactaAAACATTTCAACCCCAAACCGAGTGACCTGCACAGTTTTTtgtgtatcagtcccatttattgcttttcatgtttgtcaataTCTAAATTGACTAGATTCCCCTCACCCACtctagactagagtctagactctagtcctagatctaaaacaataagttaaatggtcgacatctttattctaaCTTTAAGTAAGGGAAATTTTTTATAACTTTTGAGAgtagtcttgggtctaacattaggcttatagttagatctagcctaggccaattgtttggaggagaattgaacattgttttgacttttttactttcctgaacTGAAGCAAAACGTACCGTACTGTAGCCTAGGCCTAGTCTATTTAGTAATTTAGTGGAGCAACcgagactgaagctacataTTGGTCTAGCCTAAGCCTAATTACAACATTCAGGACTTAGGCTGGCTTAGCCTTGGAACAGGGATAGATATAGATTGCTTTTCTAACCTTAGTTAGATCTAGTGAAATAGATCTGATTTGTCTTACATAGACAAAAAGCTTTGAACAGTCTCTGCATTGGTTTTTCCGCTGATCTATACCGTATGACAGTCTACGTTGGCCTCTCTCACCAAGGcaatgtgatatgacagtaaaatgtcagaattttaaaaataaatcccgTTAGATCTGACTATCGCTGCATTGCTTGACAAGTAACTAGGCCTGGCAAAAGTTAGAATTAGTCATAGACATCTCTCTACTCCTGTTTTAGGTccatatctgtttctttgaagttttttatttaaacatttttggggaCTCGTTTAGGTTTCCAGGTCCAGCACTAGAAAATAGGCCTAAACCTAGGCCAACGGCTCAGTCTTGACTAGACTAGGCCTGACCTagatttaaaaagaatttagatctaacgttaggcctaacgttagtctGTGCTATCTATTCATTCTAGATTCTATTTCTAGCCTAACCGGTAGCCCTAACGTTAATAGGATTGGCTGATCTAGTCTATTGTATGATCTAGAATCTCTAATGCtggcctaggctagatctagactaaataacttagactaaaagttagaccctatctagacCTAGAACTAGATATATCTAGGTCTACATGTAATAGGTCTAGACATTTGTAGACTCTCAACATGCTCAATGTAGATTCCTaaatcaaaaaataataaatgtaggctagtctacactagatctaacgttactcaTCTAATATGCCTTTACTAGGCTTTAAAGGAAGTAACGTTAGGCTAGAGCCTAGAGATCTAAATAATAAAGGGGTTcagattttcacctaatttctttataatatgttgttaccatggcaacacgatttctgatacaTACTTTATGTCTCGcacatcttcaactcaagactaatgtgtgtgccaaattttatGAGCATTGGTTGAAAAAAGATGAATGAGTTCGAACTACAAAATTTTCACCTTAGTTTAGTTATTTGATatgttgttgccatggcaacagaatttctgatacaggcaaaaatatgtcttagacatcttcacctcaacatGAATGTATGTGCCAATTTTTTAAGAGAATCGACCAGTTGGAAACTGATACAGTAGTTCAAATCACTAGATTTTCATCTAactttgatatttgatttgttaccatggcaacatgatttttttattaagtcataaaatatattttgcacatcttcacatcaagacttatgtttgtgccacatttcatgagaattggttaaaaactgaggaagtagttggaacagcaagatttttaaatagtttttgcCGTAATattccgttaccatggcaacacaatttccgacacatgcaaaaatgtgtattgcaaatcttcacctcaagacttatgtatgtgccaaatatcatgagaaatggtttcagaattatataggcctagtaATTAAAACCACACGTTTTTAACCTAATTTTCgatatttaatatgttgttaccatggcaacgcaattatATACTTTAGGCAtagaatatgttttgcacatcttcacaataagactaatgtatgtgccaaatttcatgagaattggttaaaaactgaggaagtagttggaacagCAAGGTTTATACatagtttttgccataatatactgttaccatggcaacacaatttcaaacacatgaaaaaatgtgtcttggacatctttacctcaaaaccaatgtgtgagccaactttcttGAGAATTGGCAGAAAACTGATGAaagtattttaaacggcaaAATTTTGGCCAtgatatactgttaccatggcaacacaatttccaaaaaagggggaaaaaacttCTCACACCTCATTACCTTGAGAACAATCtatgttccaaatttcatgaaaatcggttaaaaactgaggaagtagcttgtaatgcaatataggcatacattctaaaaaaattgtcggccatgatttgttggatttaaaccaggcttaaactacccccagcgcgagtttaactttttgaggatttattaccacacttagaccagggctaacttaaaccttgctatcggaatacgaaacttaaacctaggtttaaatatggcagtttattaccacacttagaccagggttaacttaaaccttgctatcggaatacgaaacttaaacctaggtttaaatatggcagtttattaccacacttagaccagggttaagttaaaccacgctatcagaatacgggcctatgtgttttatttgggaatAAATAGGAAGTACACTTTAACAAAAATTGTCTTgtgattttgtaatattttcttaAATTCTTTATTGAACCCACTGGCgaaaatccgtgttgatgggtgaggggatgactgaaatattttggcatttttttgcaatcatgtttttagatatgcaaggaattgtcattgatatgtccacagtggcgaccgtgggtcacggcattggggggggggggggggcaccagcaaaaattttgaatgactgagtgagtgacctaatagagacattttaaggacaatgtttacggatatgtatctcactgatcaaataatgcgagcgaaatttttttatattcacacctaaaaagggacattataatcaaatttgtgtaatcatgataggtacctgtctcgcttaacaatgcgagcgcgaagcgcgagctgaaaacttagataattcagacctgaagtggggcattctaaggtttctttgtaggaattaactaggaccatacgtaattcaatatccaaatgatgcgagcgcgaagcgcgagctgaaaatgtttgatattcagatcagaagaagggacattttaaggactgattttaggaattcatgaagaacagacatatctcaccaatccactaatgcgaacgtaatcacggacaggaaatatttcatatatacgaagaccttaacatggggcaatcacttttgagtcatgaaaaagaagcatatgtcactacataaaacaatgataactcaagtgctaggaaatatatttggtttatattgacttgaaaacgggatgttttagtacaacaggattatatatctcgttaaacagacaatgcgagcaccaggaacaatgaagacgtaggccctgggcaaattatgtttcataaagttatgataaaaatgtttcttatgtaatgtaacttaacatagttataatataatataacattctaatgaataatattttcttctttcccactacgtttctcttccctttccccctttccccgtttttttttggggggtcagccgatgggggggggggggggatgtgccccccatgtcccccgtagtttcgccactgtatgtccatatggaaaatacccctccaatattattatattttttaccccatgatggtttaatggttttattagagattacattaaacaaatttttgacattccatcttaatcccttcccaaagaccccaacattgatgaattggaagaaacgggggtttctcttcaatgttataataaggacataagtatttcgtttggaaatggtgaactggctctttatttgcattttatgattcaataatattattttatttgttaagcggtatttttggaggaattttcaccaataaaacaattatcgcttgtgatttttttttcatttctttcgtaaaaagtggggggggggggatgtttgtacagaccatccccccctcctcgaaaagtgtggggggggatatatcccccctccccccccccgggatttacgccaatgATTGAACCTGAACAGTTTCAATCATACATAAACAGTTTTGTCTTGTACTGgtgtcattattttcaaatccaCATCGCGAGGTTTTTctgaaagaatttaaaaaatcaaattacaaaagGGACTTGAACTATGAGACTTTTTCCTGTTTAATGAATTGACCTGAAAAATAATCTAATGTatgggagagagggggagaaaagagGGAATTTCCCgtggtttattttcaaatgaatggGAGAGATAAGGAGAGGAAGagatataaagagagagagagagaaacaaaaagaaacagatagggagagggtgtgtgtgtgtggggaaGAGAAATCGGAGAGATTTCCGTCATTGAAACCCCATCCTAAATGTCCTACGATTTGTTTCTTCTATTGCTAAGTAACATCAAAAGTACAAACATAAGTATGCTGAATCGAAATGATCATAATCACGAACATGCATCAATTGGCCTATACTTATGTTGAATGGCTAAGCGATTATGATGTTTTCACACCATACTACGCTGACGCGAAGCCACGAGAGGTACATTTCATTGTCTGTAAATTCATTGTCACTGTCAGAtctcaaaagaaaagaaaaatcgtaAATCGTTGAACAATAGTTTAAGCAGTAAGATCTCTTGGAGGTATATGTTCACTTTTATACATTATTTCCCGAAGAGGTAAATGTATTCAGATAGCATAATCACGATCATTTATGCCATTGAGGGTAAAGAAATAACAACATcaacaataatcatgataataataataaaatacaactgAAATCACATAAACGGAGATGAGGGGGAGAGGGATGGGTGTGATCAATCTATAAACAAATTCGAATTGTCGCGGTACCAAAGGAGGATATGGGCTTAAACCCCACCTGTATGtgtaaacatgtacaaaaacattaaaactATTGTATTGCAATGTTATGCACGTTTGGCCTTCACAGCCATTTCTGCTCAGCTCACCTACTTTTCAAAGTCATTCCATAGCCCCTGAAATGAGAAAAACTTATCTATTTGGTAAAGGGTCggaaaaacatgtaaaaatttcaacattaacAATGTCCTGATCATTTTCATctgttgcaaaaaaaataacaagttgGATCATTGAAAAGGAAAACCTACTTCATATTTAACTCAAATTTGTAACCCCTTTTCAACTGCATAATATTTATTGGAAcatcatcatataagaatgcctttaacatgtttaatgtttGATACCCCTCTTGGATAGTATATATAAATGAGTTCATAACCCCCACCTCCGTCGCACATCGGGATGTTTTGTTTACCTGTTGTTATGACgatgatatttttgttttcattctgaACTATTGATCACCCCTGGGGACCTAGGGAAGTGGTTCATGATATTGAATTGTGATGCTTCGATGCAAACAATCATGTGGATATAATGATGGCCCGTGACTCCTTCCAAACGTGAATCAACGTTCATTGTCGTCTATCATCCACGTTTGCAGCGTCTCATGTGAAGTTTTAACGGGGATGAATCAACTTTTTCACTTTGACTGTCGTAGTGTGCGATATGGACTTGTGTATCCGGTTAATTTTGTCTAAAACGTTTAGAACGTCATCGATGCTCATCGATGTACAGGGGTGTGATGGTTTGGCATTGGAAGTTTGAAGAGTTTAAAAATCCTTGATATGGGTGCATCTGTGACTACCTGTAAATAGTGATTTTGGTCTTATCTGTCTCACAGTGAACATTATTCAAAAGAGCTTTGTCTGAAAACAGCTAACATGGCCGAACAGGGCGAAGATCCTTTAAAGAGTTCACAGAACCTGATATGTCCACTATGCTTGGAAATGTTTAAAGATGCAACTCTTCTCACATGTGGACACACTTTTTGTCGCATTTGCCTCGAAAACTATGACGAGACCCAGAGAGAAGTTGCTGACATGGCTTGTCCTCTCTGCAGGGTGACAACTAAATTGGAAAAAGAACGCGTGGCAGGGCTCCCCGCTAATGTTACCGTCAATGGTCTGGTGGACGACTGCCGTTCTGCTGGTGAAGGCCATAAATCTCCTGATGATGTCACCAAGTGCACAGCCTGTGAATTTGGAAAGGATGCGGTTTCTTTCTGCATTGCTTGCAGTTATTACATGTGTGAGGGATGTGACGAGGGACACGGCAAGTTGATGACAACATTCTTCAGGGGTCACCAGGTAGTCTCACTGGATGATGTGAAAGAGAAGGATATCAGCATTGATGAGTTATCTAACAAATGTTCCATACACAAGCGAGATGACAAGGATTTGTTCTGCAAGGACTGCAAGGTCTTTATCTGTTACAAGTGTACGATCGTTAGTCATCGTGATCATGTCATCAAGAACCAACCCGACGTCGTGGATGAGCTTAAGAATACGGTAGATCGGCTGATCAAGCTGTCTGATTCAACCATTGCCTCACTCAAAGAAAATATTGGGTTCATTGAAGATAAGAAGACAGGAGTTCAAGAAACTACCAAGAAACTTCGGGCTGATGTGACGGAGGCAGTTCATGTTAAATCTATTCAGCTCCAAGAAAATGAGCGTATGCTTCTTGAACAAGTACATGCTCTGCAGGAGAGGTGTGATGGCGACATAGATACCTTAAAAGAGAATGCCGTTCACAGGATCCAAAATATCTCACGTTCACTAGCATTGGTTAAGGACGGCATCAAGACACGCCATCTTGAGATGGAGAGATTAACGGCACACTCTTTAGTGTGTGAGGAATTGGAAGCTAGTCTAGGCGAAGCCTCTGATGAAACGTCTGCAAAGGATATACTGGAGAGTGTGGAAGAGGtgaaatttcttcctaccgaTAACATGCATGAAGAAGTTGGCCAGTTCTCAATTCCGACATGCAGAATCATCAACAAAATTGAGTTTCCCAAACATATCCAAGGAATGGTAAAAATGAACATCAAAAGCGTCGTAATTGCTCAATATGGTGGACAGAGTGTCATTAAAATCAACTCCAATGGCGATAAACAGGACATGCAGAAGCTACCGTCCATGTTCTACTACGACATTGCTTTTCAGAGCAGGTCCAAGATGGTGGTATCTTCCAATTCCTATTATGAAATTCATGTGCATGCCAAGGATGGATCTCGTCTGGCGACGATAGAAGTACCACGAGGTGGTGATTACCCAAAGGTGAGCATCGGTCCCTCAGATGAGATCTTGGTTGCCAACAAATCAAGCCAGGTTTTCATTTACGAGTCTAGCGGACAAACCCTGACACATACCATACCGACTCCAAACTTACCAAAGCAAGCCTTTGCCACCATGTCAGGAGCAATTGTCACGAGTTCCTGTGATGCAAACCCCAGTGTGGTACAGCTGTATGACAAGGATGGTAACGCAGGTACATCTCTTCGAGCCCTTCAGGGGGAATACCTCTATCCTGCTGTAGATAGTAAGGACAGGATCTTTATTGCAAGAGTCAAGAAGGGCACTCTTCTGTTCACGCTCTATGAGCTAGAAGGTCTTGACCTGAGGAAAAGGGCACAATTTGAAGAACTGAAAATATCCCCGGGTAGCAACGCATGCTATTTGGTGTGCCTTTCTCGAGGTATGCTTGCTTTTGCCTGTGGTTGTTGGCTTTATTTTGTGAAAGTTCCCTATATATATTCTACATACTAATTGTACTTGCCATTGCACTTGCTAATTGCTTACTTGTAAGCATGTTGTTTAATTGTGTTCATGATTGTGACACCCAGAAAGTTTGTTGACATGGTTGATGATTTGCAAAAAGGAATTCTTTCCgcttttactgaaaaaaatgaacagtATTGTCGACTACAAAATGGCAATGGATCTTATACACTCTTTGTTATTGCctgagaaaatcaaatttttcttcttcatatttttggttTTCGCATTACATTCGTTTTATGAAATGTAAGTATTGTCAatatatgatattattattgaaCTATTAGAATCTCACTGTTATAATATGATTCCTGTAAAAAGTGGTAGAACTTCTgagtaatatttatttatggcAGCTATGCTTTTTGGTTTgtaattgttttaaaaagtgAATGTTTCAAGGCCAACATCATCCTCTTTAGGCATGTTAGGGGGATGCGAACTGACCATTACATTGTGTAGTTTCTCGTTGATTGTGTGATATAAATAGCAATACTTTAAAGTAATTATACATGTTGAGATAAATACATATAATGAAATTggccttttatttcatttctataaAGAAACTAAAATGATTTGAGAGGAACATACTTGCTTTGCTACTTGGTacataaattattatattacatgtactgCGGTATGAATGTAGTAAATTAACCTGTTATCGTTCAATTGAGCCTAAatctaaaggtcaagtctacccagAAAagtgttaatttgaataaatagagaaaaatcaaacaaaaataatgctgaaatttcgtcaaaatcgaatgtaaaataagaaagttatgacattctaaggTTTCGATATTTTtactaaacagttatatgctcaACTAAGcagcatgcaaatgagagagttggtgatgtcccccactcactatttctcttgattttattgtttgaattatacaatatttaattttttttttacagatttgacgataaggaCCAGCTTGACTAAAccagaaaatgttaaaacaattgtAATATCCCATGCTCATGGAGGAAGAAAACTTTCTCACCTTCCAATGAGGAGAATACtagaacatttcata from Lytechinus pictus isolate F3 Inbred chromosome 2, Lp3.0, whole genome shotgun sequence carries:
- the LOC129275221 gene encoding E3 ubiquitin-protein ligase TRIM56-like; protein product: MAEQGEDPLKSSQNLICPLCLEMFKDATLLTCGHTFCRICLENYDETQREVADMACPLCRVTTKLEKERVAGLPANVTVNGLVDDCRSAGEGHKSPDDVTKCTACEFGKDAVSFCIACSYYMCEGCDEGHGKLMTTFFRGHQVVSLDDVKEKDISIDELSNKCSIHKRDDKDLFCKDCKVFICYKCTIVSHRDHVIKNQPDVVDELKNTVDRLIKLSDSTIASLKENIGFIEDKKTGVQETTKKLRADVTEAVHVKSIQLQENERMLLEQVHALQERCDGDIDTLKENAVHRIQNISRSLALVKDGIKTRHLEMERLTAHSLVCEELEASLGEASDETSAKDILESVEEVKFLPTDNMHEEVGQFSIPTCRIINKIEFPKHIQGMVKMNIKSVVIAQYGGQSVIKINSNGDKQDMQKLPSMFYYDIAFQSRSKMVVSSNSYYEIHVHAKDGSRLATIEVPRGGDYPKVSIGPSDEILVANKSSQVFIYESSGQTLTHTIPTPNLPKQAFATMSGAIVTSSCDANPSVVQLYDKDGNAGTSLRALQGEYLYPAVDSKDRIFIARVKKGTLLFTLYELEGLDLRKRAQFEELKISPGSNACYLVCLSRGMLAFACGCWLYFVKVPYIYSTY